Proteins encoded together in one Rhizobacter sp. J219 window:
- a CDS encoding crotonase/enoyl-CoA hydratase family protein, with product MELHVTTPPPPEGCIETQVVGNVLLIGLNRPAKRNGWTPRMFRELGEAYTRLDDDPELRVGVLHAFGDHFTAGLDMPAVQSHLERGEKLIPEGLVEPHDFGKPGYRRRTKPVIAAVKGICFTVGIELMLGADIVVAGQDCRFSQKEVQRGLMPGGGATLRMSERAGLGNAMLYLLTGDEFDAPTAYRLNFVQKVVPNAQVLDEALAIAQRIAAQAPLAVTATRLNAIKAVEEGPAAAVAEFAAVQRKIFASEDWAEGVRSFVEKRAAVFKGR from the coding sequence ATGGAACTCCACGTCACCACCCCACCGCCGCCAGAAGGCTGCATCGAAACGCAAGTCGTCGGCAACGTGCTCCTCATCGGCCTCAACCGGCCCGCCAAGCGCAACGGCTGGACGCCCCGCATGTTCCGCGAGCTGGGCGAGGCCTACACGCGGCTCGACGATGACCCCGAGTTGCGCGTGGGTGTGCTGCATGCGTTCGGCGACCACTTCACCGCCGGCCTCGACATGCCGGCCGTGCAGTCGCACCTGGAGCGCGGCGAGAAGCTGATCCCCGAGGGCCTGGTCGAGCCGCACGACTTCGGCAAGCCCGGCTACCGCCGCCGCACAAAGCCGGTGATCGCGGCGGTCAAGGGCATCTGCTTCACGGTGGGCATCGAGCTGATGCTCGGGGCCGACATCGTCGTCGCTGGTCAGGACTGCCGGTTCAGCCAGAAGGAAGTGCAGCGCGGTCTGATGCCGGGCGGCGGCGCGACGCTGCGCATGTCGGAGCGGGCCGGCCTCGGCAACGCGATGCTGTACCTCTTGACCGGCGACGAGTTCGACGCGCCGACCGCCTACCGTCTCAACTTCGTGCAGAAGGTGGTGCCCAACGCCCAGGTGCTCGACGAAGCGCTGGCGATTGCGCAACGCATCGCCGCGCAGGCGCCGCTCGCGGTGACGGCCACGCGCCTGAACGCGATCAAGGCGGTGGAAGAGGGGCCGGCCGCGGCGGTGGCCGAGTTCGCAGCGGTTCAGCGCAAGATCTTCGCGAGCGAAGACTGGGCCGAGGGTGTGCGCTCGTTCGTCGAAAAACGAGCCGCGGTGTTCAAGGGCCGCTAA
- the nadC gene encoding carboxylating nicotinate-nucleotide diphosphorylase, translating into MYDQNETLEQARERNIHDALSEDIGRHDWTAMLVPGAQRVKARVLVREEAVLCGREWFDGCIKALDNDARIDWHVAEGALMAPDTLVCHIEANARALLSAERPALNFLQLLSGTATITRRHVDAIAGASPNPRGCAVLDTRKTIPGLRQAQKYAVRVGGGQNQRLALWHGILIKENHIAAAGGVAQALRRAQALNAGVDIQIEVESIEQLREALDAGAQSVLLDNFTEPLMREAVAVTQGRALLEVSGNVQLGQIREIAATGVDRISIGRLTKDVRAVDYSMRVLERL; encoded by the coding sequence ATGTACGACCAGAACGAAACCCTCGAACAAGCCCGCGAGCGCAACATCCACGACGCGCTCAGCGAAGACATCGGCCGCCACGACTGGACGGCGATGCTCGTGCCCGGGGCGCAGCGCGTGAAGGCCCGCGTGCTCGTGCGCGAGGAAGCGGTGCTGTGTGGGCGCGAGTGGTTCGACGGCTGCATCAAGGCCCTCGACAACGACGCCCGGATCGACTGGCACGTGGCCGAAGGCGCACTGATGGCCCCCGACACGCTGGTGTGCCACATCGAGGCCAATGCGCGCGCCCTGCTCTCGGCCGAACGCCCGGCGCTCAACTTCCTGCAGCTGCTCTCGGGCACCGCCACCATCACGCGCCGCCACGTCGACGCCATCGCCGGCGCCTCGCCCAACCCACGCGGCTGCGCCGTGCTCGACACGCGCAAGACGATTCCTGGCCTGCGCCAGGCGCAAAAGTACGCGGTGCGCGTGGGCGGCGGCCAGAACCAGCGGCTCGCGCTCTGGCACGGCATCCTGATCAAGGAAAACCACATCGCCGCCGCCGGGGGCGTGGCGCAAGCGCTGCGCCGGGCCCAGGCCCTGAACGCGGGTGTGGACATCCAGATCGAGGTCGAAAGCATCGAGCAACTGCGCGAAGCGCTCGATGCCGGCGCCCAGAGCGTGCTGCTCGACAACTTCACCGAACCGCTGATGCGCGAGGCGGTGGCGGTCACGCAGGGCCGCGCGCTGCTCGAAGTCTCGGGCAACGTGCAGCTGGGGCAGATTCGTGAAATTGCAGCCACCGGCGTCGACCGCATCTCCATCGGCCGCTTGACCAAGGATGTGCGCGCGGTCGACTATTCGATGCGAGTGCTCGAACGTCTTTGA
- a CDS encoding late competence development ComFB family protein — MSADFESIHNHYERIIFEAVLASAAKYQVPRDQLADVACVALNRLPPRYIRHDVDLVFYLTENERAHNEVAIAEAVKYAFEFVQARSAMRARS, encoded by the coding sequence ATGAGCGCTGATTTCGAATCGATCCACAACCACTACGAGCGGATCATCTTCGAGGCCGTGCTGGCCTCGGCCGCGAAGTACCAGGTGCCGCGCGACCAGCTCGCCGACGTGGCCTGCGTGGCGCTGAACCGGCTGCCGCCGCGCTACATCCGCCACGACGTCGACCTGGTCTTCTACCTCACCGAAAACGAACGCGCCCACAACGAAGTGGCCATCGCCGAGGCGGTGAAGTACGCGTTCGAATTCGTGCAGGCCCGAAGCGCCATGCGCGCTCGCAGCTGA
- a CDS encoding thiamine pyrophosphate-binding protein, with amino-acid sequence MTTNSSERLAGHALVEALVAQGVDTVFGVPGESYLAALDGFHEHRDKIRFIACRQEGGAAFMAEAQGKLTGRPGVCFVTRGPGATNASIGLHTAFQDSTPMVLFIGQVASDQRDREAFQEVDYRQMFGPGTLGFAKWVGEVHDADRLPEYVSRAFHTALQGRPGPVVLVLPEDMLTQATAAQVMPRAEPAHAWPAPGGLRQVRSMLLASERPFVIVGGGGWDAAACAAMQRFAENWKLPVGCAFRFQDVFDNRHPQYAGDVGIAINPRLAERIRHADLVLAIGPRLGEMTTSGYTLLQPPRPAQKLIHIHAGPEELGRVYAADLLLQSSMASAAKALEGLTAPPQLPWTAWTEQAHADYEANHLAQDVKPLDMAVVIKTIQRLAPDDTVYTNGAGNYAGWLHRYCRYHGLQHHGRTQLAPTSGAMGYGVPAAVAAALLYPKRTVVNIAGDGDFLMTGQELATATGYGARRLISVVVDNGTYGTIRMHQEREYPGRVSGSDLFNPDFAALARAYGWQAWSLACTEEFEPAFAEALASQRPALLHLKLDADVSTSRSTLTAIRNAALKSSPKA; translated from the coding sequence ATGACGACGAATTCTTCTGAGCGCCTCGCCGGCCACGCGCTGGTCGAAGCCCTGGTGGCGCAGGGTGTGGACACAGTCTTCGGCGTGCCGGGCGAGAGTTATCTCGCCGCGCTCGATGGCTTTCACGAGCACCGCGACAAGATTCGCTTCATCGCCTGCCGGCAGGAGGGCGGCGCGGCCTTCATGGCCGAAGCGCAGGGCAAGCTGACCGGGCGCCCCGGGGTGTGTTTCGTGACGCGGGGGCCGGGTGCGACGAACGCCAGCATCGGCCTGCACACCGCTTTTCAGGACAGCACGCCGATGGTCCTCTTCATCGGCCAGGTCGCAAGCGACCAGCGCGACCGCGAGGCATTCCAGGAGGTCGACTACCGCCAGATGTTCGGCCCCGGCACGCTCGGTTTTGCCAAGTGGGTAGGCGAGGTGCATGACGCCGACAGGCTGCCGGAATACGTCTCGCGCGCCTTCCACACGGCGCTGCAGGGCCGCCCCGGCCCGGTGGTGCTGGTGCTGCCGGAGGACATGCTCACGCAGGCCACGGCTGCACAGGTGATGCCTCGCGCCGAGCCCGCACACGCCTGGCCGGCACCGGGTGGGCTGCGCCAGGTGCGCTCGATGCTGCTGGCGTCCGAGCGCCCCTTCGTGATCGTGGGGGGTGGCGGCTGGGATGCTGCCGCCTGCGCCGCGATGCAACGCTTCGCCGAGAACTGGAAGCTGCCGGTCGGCTGCGCCTTCCGTTTCCAGGACGTGTTCGACAACCGCCACCCGCAGTACGCCGGCGACGTGGGCATCGCGATCAACCCCAGGCTTGCCGAGCGCATCCGCCACGCCGACCTGGTGCTCGCCATCGGACCGCGCCTGGGTGAGATGACCACCAGCGGCTACACGCTGCTGCAGCCGCCGCGTCCGGCGCAAAAGCTCATCCACATCCACGCCGGGCCCGAAGAGCTGGGCCGGGTGTACGCGGCCGACCTGCTGCTGCAGTCGTCGATGGCGAGCGCGGCGAAAGCGCTCGAAGGCCTGACAGCGCCACCGCAGCTGCCCTGGACCGCATGGACCGAACAAGCCCATGCCGACTACGAAGCCAACCACCTGGCACAAGACGTGAAGCCGCTCGACATGGCCGTCGTCATCAAGACCATCCAGCGACTCGCCCCCGACGACACTGTCTACACCAACGGTGCCGGCAACTACGCCGGCTGGCTGCACCGCTACTGCCGCTACCACGGGCTGCAGCACCACGGCCGCACGCAACTGGCTCCCACCTCCGGCGCGATGGGCTATGGCGTGCCCGCTGCCGTGGCCGCGGCGCTGCTGTATCCCAAGCGCACGGTGGTCAACATCGCCGGCGACGGCGACTTCCTGATGACCGGCCAGGAGCTGGCCACCGCCACCGGCTATGGCGCCAGGCGCCTGATCAGCGTGGTGGTCGACAACGGCACCTACGGCACCATCCGCATGCACCAGGAGCGCGAGTACCCCGGGCGGGTGAGTGGCAGCGATCTCTTCAACCCCGACTTCGCGGCACTGGCACGTGCCTACGGCTGGCAGGCGTGGTCGCTCGCGTGCACGGAAGAGTTCGAACCGGCGTTCGCCGAAGCACTGGCGTCGCAGCGCCCGGCCTTGCTGCACCTGAAGCTCGATGCCGACGTCAGCACCAGCCGCAGCACGCTGACGGCCATCCGCAACGCGGCACTCAAGTCTTCGCCGAAGGCTTGA
- a CDS encoding enoyl-CoA hydratase, which produces MTTLDTGTPDLQATLHSGVLTLTMNRPDARNALSRAMLQAMQQQLVAAEFNNEVRCIVLTGAGKAFCAGGDVKGMAAAGDGTVGQRTVDEAIHQQRHSQRETAGRLFKMPKPTLAVLPGAAAGAGLSLAMACDLRLMSSSAFMTTAFAKVGFAGDYGGTYFMTQLIGAAKARELYMLSDRVSAEEALRLGLTNWVAEPEHLGARTNEITGRLAKGPAVAYRYMKENLNRAMAGEVDECLDLEATHHIHCGQTEDHKEAAKAFVEKREPVFKGR; this is translated from the coding sequence ATGACCACACTCGACACCGGCACACCCGACCTGCAGGCCACGCTCCACAGCGGCGTGCTCACGTTGACGATGAACCGCCCCGACGCGCGCAATGCGCTGTCGCGTGCCATGCTGCAGGCCATGCAGCAGCAGCTGGTCGCCGCGGAGTTCAACAACGAAGTTCGCTGCATCGTCCTCACGGGTGCAGGCAAGGCCTTCTGCGCCGGTGGCGATGTGAAGGGCATGGCCGCTGCCGGCGACGGCACAGTCGGCCAGCGCACCGTCGACGAGGCCATCCACCAGCAGCGCCACAGCCAGCGCGAGACGGCCGGCCGCCTCTTCAAGATGCCCAAGCCCACGCTCGCCGTGCTGCCCGGCGCCGCGGCCGGTGCGGGTCTGTCGCTCGCCATGGCGTGCGATCTGCGGCTGATGTCGAGCAGCGCCTTCATGACGACCGCGTTCGCCAAGGTGGGTTTTGCCGGCGACTACGGCGGCACCTACTTCATGACGCAGCTGATCGGCGCTGCCAAGGCACGCGAGCTGTACATGCTCTCCGACCGCGTCTCGGCCGAGGAAGCGCTGCGGCTCGGCCTCACCAACTGGGTGGCCGAACCCGAGCACCTGGGTGCGCGCACCAACGAGATCACCGGCCGGCTCGCCAAGGGCCCGGCCGTGGCCTACCGCTACATGAAGGAAAACCTCAACCGCGCGATGGCCGGCGAGGTTGACGAGTGCCTGGACCTCGAAGCCACGCACCACATCCACTGCGGGCAGACCGAAGACCACAAGGAAGCCGCCAAGGCATTCGTCGAGAAACGCGAGCCAGTCTTCAAGGGGCGCTGA
- a CDS encoding class I adenylate-forming enzyme family protein, which yields MLRAQAIAELTSPGQPGELVDIVAHGRQVKAFKNAPSTLRDYYGLYVTDLPFLIYEDERYTFREAWQQASRIGHALVHQCGVKPGDRVAISMRNYPEWMIAFSAITSIGAIAVAMNAHWQADDMAYALVDCGAKVLLADQERLDRLAQKPVKGLQVLAVRATELRAGARDLKAVTASLGNVPMPPVAMQPDDLAIMLYTSGSSGRPKGVPSTHRMVISALLSWELDYAILDKVNGVVRPEPAEQGGTLLAVPLFHVTGLHSSYLGSYRLQRRLASMYRWDAEKAAELIDRERLTSLTGPAAVTGDLIRVAQSGRYSLATLASLGGGGAPRAPEQVRQIDASFTQAIPNIGWGMTETNAIGAGIVGQDYLDHPSSSGHCSQVLELRVTDESGRVLPPGERGELWVRGTSVFTGYWNNPDANKQSFDGDWFRTGDGATIDAEGYLYIVDRLKDLIIRGGENIGCGAVEAALLMHPEVIEASVYAVPDERLGEEVGATVYGTDKLDVDELRRFLEGHLAKFEIPRYIERAHAPLPRTPSGKILKREIKQAAIARLKT from the coding sequence ATGCTCCGCGCCCAGGCGATCGCCGAACTCACCTCGCCGGGGCAACCCGGCGAACTGGTCGACATCGTCGCCCATGGTCGCCAGGTGAAGGCCTTCAAGAACGCCCCTTCCACGCTGCGCGACTACTACGGTCTCTACGTCACCGACCTGCCCTTTCTGATCTACGAAGACGAGCGCTACACCTTCCGCGAAGCCTGGCAGCAGGCCTCGCGCATCGGCCACGCGCTCGTCCACCAGTGCGGCGTGAAGCCAGGCGACCGCGTGGCGATCTCGATGCGCAACTACCCCGAGTGGATGATCGCCTTCAGCGCCATCACCTCCATCGGTGCCATCGCGGTGGCGATGAACGCGCACTGGCAGGCCGACGACATGGCCTATGCCCTCGTCGACTGCGGCGCCAAGGTGCTGCTGGCCGACCAGGAACGGCTGGACCGGCTGGCGCAGAAGCCCGTCAAGGGCCTGCAGGTGCTCGCGGTGCGTGCCACCGAGCTGAGAGCCGGCGCTCGCGACCTGAAGGCGGTGACGGCCTCGCTCGGCAATGTGCCGATGCCGCCGGTGGCGATGCAGCCTGACGACTTGGCCATCATGCTCTACACCTCGGGCTCCAGCGGCCGGCCCAAGGGCGTGCCGTCGACTCACCGCATGGTGATCTCGGCCTTGCTCTCATGGGAGCTGGACTACGCCATCCTCGACAAGGTCAACGGCGTCGTGCGCCCCGAGCCCGCCGAGCAAGGCGGCACGTTGCTCGCCGTGCCGCTCTTCCACGTGACGGGGCTGCATTCGTCCTACCTCGGCAGCTACCGCCTGCAGCGCCGCCTCGCCAGCATGTACCGCTGGGACGCCGAGAAGGCCGCCGAGCTGATCGACCGCGAACGGCTCACCTCGCTGACCGGCCCGGCCGCCGTCACCGGCGACCTGATCCGTGTGGCGCAGTCGGGCCGCTACAGCCTCGCCACCCTCGCCTCGCTCGGGGGCGGCGGTGCGCCGCGCGCGCCCGAGCAGGTGCGCCAGATCGATGCCAGTTTCACCCAGGCCATTCCTAACATCGGCTGGGGCATGACCGAGACCAACGCCATCGGCGCCGGCATCGTCGGCCAGGACTACCTCGACCACCCCAGCAGCTCGGGCCACTGCTCGCAGGTGCTGGAGCTGCGCGTCACCGATGAGAGCGGCCGTGTGTTGCCACCCGGCGAGCGCGGTGAGCTGTGGGTGCGCGGCACCTCGGTCTTCACCGGCTACTGGAACAACCCCGACGCGAACAAACAATCGTTCGACGGTGACTGGTTCCGCACCGGCGACGGGGCCACCATCGATGCCGAGGGCTACCTCTACATCGTCGACCGCCTCAAGGACCTGATCATCCGTGGCGGCGAGAACATCGGCTGCGGTGCCGTCGAAGCGGCACTCCTGATGCACCCCGAGGTGATCGAGGCCTCGGTCTATGCCGTGCCCGACGAGCGCCTGGGCGAAGAGGTCGGCGCCACCGTCTACGGCACCGACAAGCTCGACGTCGACGAGTTGCGCCGCTTCCTCGAAGGGCATCTCGCGAAGTTCGAGATTCCGCGCTACATCGAGCGCGCGCATGCACCGCTTCCCCGCACGCCCTCCGGCAAGATCCTGAAACGCGAGATCAAGCAGGCCGCCATCGCCCGCCTGAAAACCTAG
- the nadA gene encoding quinolinate synthase NadA — protein MSQVLFDYTRQDATGASCTAHAWAKVPEPLTPDQRQSWKERARALLQKHQAVLVAHYYVDGDLQDLALETGGCVADSLEMARFGRDHAAKTLIVAGVRFMGESAKILSPEKRVLMPDLDATCSLDLGCPADDFARFCDAHPDRKVVVYANTSAAVKARADWMVTSSCALAIVKHLKDQGEKILWAPDRHLGRYIQQQTHADMLMWNGACIVHDEFKGLELDLLRAQHPGAKVLVHPESPESVVKQADVVGSTSQMLNAVVNGDAQTYIVATDNGILHRMRQLAPGKTLIEAPTAGNSATCKSCAHCPWMAMNAMQGVVNCLENGEGEIHVDEPIRRQALGCIERMLDFVKRNPTATQKPGLVPNIGAA, from the coding sequence ATGAGCCAAGTGCTGTTCGACTACACGCGGCAAGACGCCACCGGCGCCAGCTGCACCGCCCACGCGTGGGCGAAAGTCCCCGAACCCCTGACCCCTGATCAGCGCCAGAGCTGGAAGGAACGTGCCCGCGCGCTGCTGCAGAAACACCAGGCCGTGCTCGTCGCGCACTACTACGTCGACGGCGATCTGCAAGACCTCGCGCTGGAGACCGGTGGCTGCGTGGCCGATTCGCTGGAGATGGCCCGCTTCGGCCGTGACCATGCGGCCAAGACGCTCATCGTCGCCGGCGTGCGTTTCATGGGCGAGAGCGCCAAGATCCTGAGCCCCGAGAAACGTGTGCTCATGCCCGACCTCGATGCGACCTGCTCGCTCGACCTCGGTTGCCCGGCCGACGACTTCGCGCGCTTCTGCGACGCACACCCTGACCGCAAGGTCGTCGTCTACGCCAACACCAGCGCCGCGGTGAAGGCCCGCGCCGACTGGATGGTGACGAGTTCCTGCGCGCTCGCGATCGTCAAGCATCTCAAGGACCAGGGCGAGAAGATCCTCTGGGCACCCGACCGCCACCTCGGCCGCTACATCCAGCAGCAGACCCACGCCGACATGCTGATGTGGAACGGCGCCTGCATCGTGCACGACGAGTTCAAGGGCCTCGAACTCGACCTGCTGAGGGCGCAACACCCCGGTGCCAAGGTGTTGGTGCACCCCGAGTCGCCCGAGAGCGTGGTGAAGCAGGCCGACGTGGTGGGCTCCACGTCGCAGATGCTCAATGCGGTCGTCAACGGCGACGCGCAGACCTACATCGTCGCCACCGACAACGGCATCCTCCACCGCATGCGACAGCTGGCCCCGGGCAAGACGCTGATCGAAGCCCCCACCGCCGGCAACAGCGCCACCTGCAAGAGCTGCGCGCACTGCCCGTGGATGGCGATGAACGCGATGCAAGGCGTCGTCAACTGCCTGGAGAACGGCGAGGGCGAGATCCATGTCGACGAGCCGATCCGCCGCCAGGCGCTCGGCTGCATCGAGCGCATGCTCGACTTCGTGAAGCGCAACCCCACCGCCACACAAAAGCCCGGCCTCGTGCCGAACATCGGCGCCGCCTGA
- a CDS encoding MFS transporter, whose protein sequence is MTSASASSSVSLSQDAKTISLIGLAHGTSHFFHMLLAPLFPLFIRDFGFSYSELGLLVSTFFVVSGVGQALSGFLVDRVGARPVLFVALSCFVLAALAVATAQSYSGLMLAATLAGLGNSPFHPVDFTILNKRVSQPRLGHAFSVHGITGNLGWAAAPVFLAGLTAATGSWRIAAAGMGVWALFVMAVLWLHRDAIDDRAGSWAHEGKAGTKNPGAPTNEHPLAFLRLPSVWLCFSFFFWSTVSLSAIQSFASPALQQMYGLPLSITAFVVTGYMLCGAAGMVAGGFLASRAERLERIIGWCLMGAAVLLCLVASGVLPGLLACAVASLAGFGAGLAGPSRDMLIKQAAPAGATGRVYGTVYSGLDLGFALAAPVFGALLDHGSASSVFYGSALALALGVASAALVGIGIAQLRGARKVVA, encoded by the coding sequence ATGACTTCTGCTTCCGCTTCTTCTTCCGTCTCTCTCTCGCAAGACGCGAAGACCATCAGCCTCATCGGCCTGGCACACGGCACCTCGCATTTCTTCCACATGCTGCTGGCGCCGCTGTTTCCGCTGTTCATCCGCGACTTCGGCTTCAGCTATTCCGAACTGGGCCTGCTGGTATCGACCTTCTTCGTGGTCTCGGGCGTGGGGCAGGCGCTGTCGGGGTTTCTCGTCGACCGCGTCGGCGCGCGGCCGGTGCTCTTCGTCGCGTTGTCGTGTTTCGTGCTGGCCGCGCTGGCAGTCGCGACGGCGCAGAGCTATTCCGGGCTGATGCTCGCCGCCACGCTGGCGGGCCTGGGCAACTCGCCCTTCCATCCGGTGGACTTCACCATCCTCAACAAGCGTGTCTCGCAGCCGCGCTTGGGCCATGCGTTCTCGGTGCACGGCATCACCGGCAACCTGGGCTGGGCGGCCGCGCCGGTGTTCCTCGCCGGGCTGACGGCGGCCACCGGCTCGTGGCGCATCGCCGCCGCCGGCATGGGCGTTTGGGCGCTCTTCGTGATGGCGGTGCTGTGGCTGCACCGCGATGCGATCGACGACCGCGCCGGCAGCTGGGCCCACGAGGGCAAGGCGGGCACCAAGAACCCGGGCGCGCCGACGAACGAACACCCGCTTGCCTTCCTGCGCCTGCCCTCGGTGTGGCTGTGCTTCTCTTTCTTCTTCTGGTCGACGGTGTCGCTGAGCGCGATCCAGAGCTTTGCCAGCCCGGCGCTGCAGCAGATGTACGGCCTGCCCTTGTCAATCACTGCCTTCGTCGTGACCGGCTACATGCTGTGCGGCGCGGCCGGCATGGTGGCGGGCGGCTTTCTCGCGAGTCGCGCTGAGCGGCTGGAACGCATCATCGGCTGGTGCCTGATGGGCGCAGCGGTGCTGCTGTGCCTGGTGGCGAGCGGTGTGTTGCCGGGGCTCTTGGCCTGTGCTGTGGCCTCGCTGGCCGGCTTCGGCGCCGGTCTCGCCGGCCCTTCTCGCGACATGTTGATCAAGCAGGCCGCACCTGCGGGTGCCACCGGTCGCGTCTACGGCACGGTGTACTCCGGGCTCGACCTCGGCTTCGCGCTGGCGGCCCCCGTCTTTGGCGCGCTGCTCGACCACGGTTCGGCTTCGAGCGTTTTCTACGGCTCGGCGCTCGCGCTGGCGCTCGGCGTGGCCTCGGCCGCCCTGGTGGGCATCGGCATTGCACAACTGCGCGGGGCCCGTAAAGTCGTCGCATGA
- a CDS encoding helix-turn-helix domain-containing protein, producing the protein MSHSITPRRHTSVPPVDPKRYAPTADYPVRAKMRRLVADTHIDPHHHPWGQLAFSVTGVMRMTATRSTYIVPPSRAVWIPPHVEHMVNVVEDAELRTLYLYQDERHVGPEVDPAADSPWHHCRVIEVSSLLRELVMHLGTEPSPLTPGQRPAPREQHLIALVLDELRRAQQVPIGVDLPQDKRLRALCESVLDDPTRWSTLETCAQETGASPRTVARLFRSELGTTFLQWRQQVLLAKALTMAARKVPMAVIASELGYASPSAFTAMVRRSVGAPPSVFFS; encoded by the coding sequence ATGTCCCACTCGATCACCCCCCGGCGCCACACCAGCGTTCCGCCAGTCGACCCCAAGCGCTATGCGCCCACCGCCGACTACCCCGTGCGCGCGAAGATGCGGCGACTCGTGGCCGACACCCACATCGACCCGCACCACCACCCGTGGGGCCAGCTGGCTTTTTCGGTGACGGGGGTGATGCGCATGACCGCCACGCGCAGCACCTACATCGTGCCGCCTTCGCGGGCGGTGTGGATCCCGCCACACGTGGAGCACATGGTCAACGTCGTGGAAGACGCCGAGCTGCGCACGCTCTACCTCTACCAGGACGAGCGGCACGTCGGCCCCGAAGTCGACCCCGCTGCCGATTCGCCCTGGCACCACTGCCGGGTGATCGAGGTGTCGAGCCTGCTGCGCGAACTGGTCATGCACCTGGGCACCGAGCCCAGCCCGCTCACGCCGGGCCAGCGACCCGCGCCGCGCGAGCAGCACCTGATCGCCCTCGTGCTCGACGAGCTGCGCCGTGCCCAGCAGGTGCCCATCGGGGTGGACCTGCCGCAAGACAAACGCTTGCGCGCACTGTGCGAATCGGTGCTCGACGACCCCACGCGATGGAGCACGCTCGAAACCTGCGCGCAGGAGACCGGCGCCAGCCCGCGCACCGTGGCGCGGCTTTTCCGCAGCGAACTCGGCACGACCTTCCTGCAATGGCGCCAGCAGGTGCTGCTGGCAAAGGCACTGACGATGGCCGCGCGCAAGGTGCCGATGGCGGTGATCGCCTCGGAGCTGGGGTATGCGAGCCCGAGTGCGTTCACCGCGATGGTGAGACGCTCAGTGGGGGCGCCACCGAGCGTGTTCTTCAGCTGA